The segment TCCTACGGCCCGGCGGACTCCCCCGTCGTCCTCGCCGACGCCTGGCGCGGCGAGCCGCCCGCCTGGCTGCGCGGCGCCCCGCTCCAGCGGGTGACCGACCGGCGCGGCTGCGACCCGACCCCGATCGACCCGCGCTCCGCCGACGGCTCGCTGGCCCTGCGCGCCTACCTGTGGGCGGACCAACTCCCGCGCGTCCAGCGGCTGAACGGCGCCCTGGCGCTCGCCGCCGAGACGCCCGCCCCGGTCGAGGCCACCGGCGCCGCCGCGTTCCTGCGCGGCGTCGAGACCGCCGGGGGCACCCTGACGGTGGTCTGGCACTCGATCATGCGGCAGTACGTCCCCGCCGACGAATGGCGTTCGGTGGAAGCCGAGTTGACGCGCCTCGCGACCGCCTCCAGCCCGTCCGCGCCGTTCCTGCACGTCGCCTTCGAGCCCCGCCGGGTCGGCACCGGACACCGCTTCCTGCTCACCGCCCGACTCGGCGCCGGCCCCCGCACGACGCTCGCCGAGGCCATGCCGCACGGCCTGCCCGCCTGGACCCTCGCCCCCGACGACCCCGCCCGCTGAGCCCCCTCCCGCGCTCCCCCGTCAGCCCGCCACATCGTGGCGGTGGTGCACCGGGTCGTGGATCAGGTACCGGGCGAAGGACTCCACGGTGAACCGGGCACCGTCGCTGCGGTCACCGGTGCGCTGCCGGTCGGCATCCCCGACCGACTCGAAGGAACGCGCCAACTTCTCGGCTGCCGCCGCCAGTTCGACCGCGACGACGGCCGGGTCCTGCTCCCGGTAGCGCTCCTCGACGGCGGTGGCGTCCTGGTCCCAGTTGGCGAACAACGGGCCGTCCTCGGCCAGCATCAGCCGCAGCCGCACGTCGAACAGCCGGAACACGTCCCGGACGTGGCAGGCGTACTCGAGCGGCGACCACACCCCGTCCGCCGGACGCTCGCCCAGCGCCTCCCGCGCCCCGCCCAGCAGCCCGACCCAGAACTCCGCGTTGGTCCGGATCATGCCGGGCACCTCCGCGAAGCCGACCGCCGGAGTGTCCAACCCGCAGTCCGCGCAGGGACGTTCGAGGACCCAGGTCCAGTCCTTGGTGTCAGGAGTGATCATGCCCTCAGCATGGCCTCCACCCCCCTGCCCCGACCAGCGCCACAACCGCCAGCACCCGTCGAGATCCCGCCACCGCTCACCCCCGCAGCGCCGCCGCCAACTCCCCCGCCAACGCGTCCATCCGCTCCACCGGCACCGCCCGCTCCCCCGCCCGCAGCATCCCGAACACCCGCGGCCCCCGCGACCCCTCCGGCAGCTCCGCCGCGCGCGGCACCACGTGGAAATGCAGGTGCGCGAACCCCGCCGCCTCCCCGAACTGCGCCACGTACGCCTTCCGGCACCCCGTCACCGCCTCCAGCGCCCGCGCCAGCCGGACCTGCCACACGCCCAGCGAGGCCGCCTCCGCGTCCGTCAGCTCCGCCATCGACTCCAGGTGCCGCCGGGGCAGCAGCACCAGCCACCCCGGCAACGCGCAATCCACCGCGTGCACCACCCGCCAGTGCTCGTCCACCGCGATCCGCTGGTACGCCGGCAACCGCTCGAACTCGCCCTCCCGGGCACACGCGTAACAATCCTCCACACCACCGACCCTAACGGATCAGCCCTGCCCCTCCACATTCACCGCACACACCGAGGACGTCGGCACCAACCCCGGCAACAACCCGTCCAACAACCGCGAACACACCTCCCGCTGCTGCTCGTCCCGCACCCCCTCGGCCCCCGCGACCCCCGAAGCCCCCACCGTCCCCGCCACCACCACGGCCACCCCCGCCACCACGAACTTCCACCGCACCACGGCAACCACCTTCCAGGCATCCGACAACCACACTTCCGCCATCTCCTACCCCACCACCCCCACCCCGCCCGAACACCCTCCCCCATCCGAGGGCGTGTCCCACCCCACCACGGCCACCATCCGCCGCAGGACCTGCACCCACCCGAAAAAACGGCCGTTCCGCGACTCGAAAGACCCGCGGAACGGCCACCCCTGACACCCAGCACACCCCCACGCAACTCTCCCCGGCCGGCCCCGAGGATTCACCCCTCCACCGACCGACCACCGGCCCCCTCACCCCTGATAGGGATTCCCCCAGCCGGCGGCTGCACCGGATACGAAGGCTGCCCACCCTGCTGCTGCGGATACCCCGACGACTGCTGCCCCTGCTGCGGATACCCATACCCGACCGGCGGCTGCTGGTACCCGTACCCAGCCCCACCCGGCCCCCCAGCACCACCAGGCCCCCCCGGGCCACCGGGACCACCAGGCCCCCCGCCCCCATTGCCCTTCTTGGAACGACGCACCAGAACGACAACCAACACGACCACGATCAGACCGACAACCCCACCACCGACCGCGATCAGCACCCCACTGCCACTCTTGCCCTCCGCCTCCCCACTCGCCTGCGGCGCAGCCGAATTCCCCCCGGCCGCAGGCGACTTCACAGCACCGGAGGCCGGCTTCGAAGCGGGCGCGGACGGCGCGGCCGAAGTACCACCCATGACATTCGGGTCCGGCTCCGCCCGGTTCAGCAGCGGGTTCTGCTTCGACCCGTTGTCCACTGCCGGATTGGCAGCCAGCGCACCGGACGGAGAGGCGATGCCGTAACCGTACTTGTCGTTCGGAAACGGCCCCTTTCCATCCGGCTGATAGGCACTCTTGATCATCCGATTGATGACCTGCCCGGCCGACAGGTTCGGATACTTGGAGCGCACCAGGGCGGCGATAGCAGACACGAAAGCCGCAGAATCCGACGTACCGTTGGCCTTGCTGTACTGGTTACCGGGTGAGGCGTTGTAGATTTCCTCGGCCGGAGCCGCCAAGGTCACCTGGGGTCCGGTGCTCGACTTCTCCCACGGGTCGCCGTTCCGCTTGATGCCCGTTACGGCCACCACTCCCGGGAAGCTCGCAGGGTAACTGGGTGCCACTCCGGCGATGTTGCCGGTAGCGGCCACGAGTACGACGTCCTTTTGGATGGCGTACTCGATCCCCTCCCGATACCCCTTGTCGCTTATCGAGTTCGATCCGAGGGACATGTTGATGACCTTGGCCCCGTGATCAACCGCGAAGCGGATGGCATCACCGAGATCCGTCTCATGGTCAAGTCCCTTGAAATCCGCCCCTCCCAGGGTGACCTTGATGGGGAGGATTTTGGCCTTGGGCGCGAGCCCCATGACACCGGCGTTGTCACCGTGCCCATGCCCGGCGATGTCGGAAGCCATTGCAGTGCCATGGCCTTCGGTGTCAGATCGCCCGTCTCCACCGGAGGGAGTGAGATCAAGGCCAGGAAGCACCTGTCCCGCAAGGTCGGGGTGACTCGCGTCGACACCGGAGTCGATGACGGCCACGGTCACTCCCTCACCCTGGGTGAGAGGCCACACCTTCGCCGCCATGTCGTACTTTTCCAGTACCCACTGGTTCTGGCGGATGTTGTCCGCCGCAGCAGGCCCGGTACTGATGCCCCACAGCAGAGTTCCCGCAGCAAGCGCGGCCAGGCCGCGTACGGATCGGCTGGTCGTCAAGCCTCGTCACCCCTCGTTGAGCGGCCGCCCCGCAGACCCTTGGATCCACAGGGCGGCCAGGTAATGTGCGACTGTCCTACTGGCCGAGCGTCATTCCACTACGTTCGGGTTGGCGTTCCCGCCGGAGGCCCAGGTCTCCTCGTCCTCCACCAGGTAATCCGGGCGGTCCGTGGTGCCCTTCTTGGCGCGCTTGCTGCCCTGGCCCTGACCGGCCATTCCGGCACCGTTTCCGGCGGCACCGCCCTGGCCGACCGCCCCAGCCTGGCCCGCACCACCAGTGGCGCCCTGACCGAAGCGGTTCCGACCGATACCGGAGCCGCCCTGGGAGAACGCACGCCCGCCGGCCCCGCCCTGCGAGGTCTCACCGACGACACCACCGGCCTTGCCGGCCAGTCCGCTGCTGGATCGCCCCTTGGGGGCTCCGCCACCACTGCCACTGCCGGCACCACCGCCGAGGCCCCCGGCGCCGGCGCCACCGCTTCCCGCGCCCCCAGCACGTCCGGCAGCGCCCGCGCCGCCGGTAGCGGTGCTACCGCTGTTCAAGCCTCCGGAGCCGAACGTGCCGGCTTTCGCGGCACTGCTGCCACTGAAACCGGCACGGCTGACACCAAGGCCGGTACCGCTGCCCAGGGTGCCCCCGCCCTGCCCCGCAGAGCCGCCGACGCCACCACTCAAGCCGTTACCGCCGGCCGGGGCGTGTACCCCACCGGAACCACCGGCCGACACGGTCCCGCCCCGCACACCACCTTGGATGCCGTCGATGCCCGTGCCCGGGCCCTTCGGCTGGGAAACGGCGTTGGCCGTTCCCCCGGAGATCCCCGCGTCGGTCGGACGAACCACAGCAGGCTGGACCTTCGGCGCCTGCGGTGCACGGCTGGTGGACAAGCCCTTGGAGGAGGTCTGGGACCCGGCAGAACCGCTTACCCGTGCGCCGGGCTGGTAGGTGCCGAGACCCGCAGCGGCGATCGCCGCGATGAGGCCGGCCTGCCCGCTGCTGTCCGACGAGACATTTTCCTTGGAGTCTTCCCATCGAGAGCCGTTGGGGACCCTCAGGTAACCGGTGGCAGCCTTGTAGTTGGCTGCCAGGATCCTCATCACCCCCACCGCTTCTTCCTTGCGCGATTCGGCGATGGTGTGCTGGGTCTCGTAGTTGTCGATCCCGACCGCCTGCTGGGCGGCGTCACCGACCGCGTCGGTCACCGTGTCGAAGAAGCCCGGCTTGTCGGGCATGCTGTTCCTGGCCGTGTCAATCTCGATGGACATCAGCTCCAGCGTCCCAGCGGCATCGTGCGCGTAGGAAGAAGCGGCCTCGACCTGACTGGCCAGTTCCGTGACGTGCGCGCTGAACGCCTCGCTGCTGCTTCCCTGCCAGGTGCTGGTGGCATCCGTGGTAGCCGTCCTCAGCGCCTCGCTGACCTTGTCCAGGGTTTCGGCCGCGCGGCGCCAAGGGTCTGCCGCAGCCATGACCTCGGCCGATTTCATGGACTTGACCATGGAGATCAGCTCACCATGGCTGTGGACGGAGAAGTCGGTGGTCCCGCTCTCGCCGTCAATCGATTGCCTCACCGCTCAGCCCCTCGCTCGTCGCCCGATTTCCTGGTCATCTGCGTCATCACCAGTGCTGCCCCGTCGTATCCGGGGTGATCGCACGACTCTCGTTGGGGTTGGTGCTGCCTGGGCTTGAGGCCGGCGTCCAGCCGTCGCTCGCGAGCGTCACGTGCTTGCGGGTGTCCTGCTCTTGCTCGTCGTAGTTGTTCGCGGTGTAGTCCGCCTTCTGCTGCACCGAGTCGATGGCGTCCTGGATCATCTGCAGCCGACTGCTCAGTTCGGAACGCATCAAGCTGTACTTCGCGTGCAGCGCCTGCGCCTCGGGAAAGTCCCCGAACGCGGCCGGACTGATCCCACTCCGGCCGTACACCTCCGAGCTGCCCGCACTGCCCTCGAACTCGCTGAGCAGTCTCCGCACTTGGGCCGCGAACGCCCGCAGGTTGTCGACCTCGATCTGGAAGCCGTTACCCGTACTCATGTGTCTCGTACCTCCCCCGTACCTGCTGCCCCGCTCGACTGCCCGCTCGACCGCCTGGGGCCTGGAAAAGTTGGCTCCAATCTCTATGTCTAACACATGCAACGGGCAGTCAACACGCCCCCTGGTGGGTGGGTGTGGGTTCAGGGGGTGGGGGCGGTGGCGGCGAGGGCTTGGCGGCAGAGGGCGTCGGCTCGGCGGGTGGTTTCGGGGAGGCGGTAGGTGGGGGTGAGGGCGAGGGTGACGGTGGTGGCTTCGGGGAGGCCGATGCGGTGGCCGGTGGAGAGGAAGACGGGTTTGACGTGTTGGCGGGTGCGGAGGGCGCGGCCGACGGGGTCGGGGCCGTCGAGGAGGGGGGTCCAGTCGCCGCGGTGGGGGCCGGGGGGCTGGTGGGTGAAGGTGAAGGGGTTCTTGGCGATGCCGAGGGTGGGGAGGCCGGTGTGGACGCCGAGGTGGCTGGCGAGGCCGAGGCGGCGGGGGTGGGCGAGGCCGTAGCCGTCGCAGACGACGAGGTCGGGGGTGCGGGTGAGGCGGGCGAGGGCGTCGAGGACGGCGGGGAGTTCGCGGAAGGCGAGCAGGCCGGGGAGGTAAGGGAAGGCGACCCGGCCGACGGCGGTGGCCTGTTCGACGACTTCGAGGGTGGTGTAGTCGAGGAGGACGGCCGCGGCGGCGACGACGTCGCGTTCGTCGTCGTAGGCGACGTCGACGCCGGCGATCAACGTGCCGGGGCGGTACGGGGGTTCGGGCCCCTCGGGGATGACCAGGTGGCGCAGGCGCTCCTGTTCGGCGCGGGCGGCCTCGGCGGTGGTGGGCCAGTCGGCGGGGACGGTCATGGCGGCTCCCGGTGGTTGGGGGGCGGGGACGTCGGGGTCGGCACGCTACCGGGGCGGGGCGCTGCCGGGACGTGAGTCCGTGCGCCCCCTGTGCCCCGGAGTAGGTCGACTCCCGCTGGTTAGGCTGTACTTACCGTTCGCCGCCGTACCTGTCGAGCCGGGTCCCCGCCCGCGGCTCCCCGCTGTGCCCGTCGTTCCCCCGCCCTCCCGAAGGGTCGACCGCCATGCCGCGCCCCGCCGTTCCGTCCCGTGCCGTGACCGCGTCGCGGGCTGCCGCGCTCGTGTCCGGTGGCCGTTTCAGTGCCGCGCAGTGGGGTGTCGGCACGCTGACCGCGGTGGTCGCCGCGGTCGCGCTGCTGGCCGTGTCCGGGGAGTCGGGGGTGTGGCGGGTCGCGGTGCTGGTCGGCTTCGCCGTCCTGCTCGGGACGCTGTCCGCCGTGCTGCTGGCCGCCCGGCGCCGTCCGGCGCGGCCGGTGGGACGGGCGGGGTCGGCGGGGCCCGCCGGGCCACCGGTGGCGGCCCGGCCCGCGCCGGCCGTGCGGGAGCGGGCGTACGCGCACCAGTCGCGCTGAGCGGGGGTGCCGGGCCGGGGTACAACGACTCCCGGGCCCGCGGCAGGTCAACGGCTGCCGCGGGCCCGGGCCCAGGAGACGGGAACGAGTACCGGTCAGGCGGTCGAGACCACCACGGTCTTGGCCGCCTTGTCGTGCACGCACTGGCGGTAGGGCTTGTCGAAGACGCCGAAGAGGCCGTCGACGATCCACCACAGGCCGCCGCAGCAGATCAGCGCGGGGACGATGAAGGTGGCGGTGCGGCTCCAGGCCGCGGCGGGGCTGGGGCGGGCGCCGTCGGCGAGCATCGCGACCCGGATCTTCATCAGCTTCTTGCCGAGGGTCTGTCCGTCCCGGCTGAGCATCAGGCCCTCGTAGACCAGGTAGAGCGCGCAGCTGAACCAGAACGAGCCGATCCAGCCGCTCTGCTGGTCGAAGTGCAGGAACGGGAGCAGCACCAGGAGCGCGATCACCTGCACCATCAGGTAGTCGACCACCCGGGCGACGATCCGCGCGCCCCAGCCGCCGAGCGCGGGCATCCCGGGGACGGGGCCGGGCCCGGGGGCGCCGTAGGGCGAGCCGTACGGATCGCCGGGGCCTCCTGGCCCCCCGGGGGGCGGGCCGTAGCCGGGCGGCTGGTTGCCGGGCGGCTGGTCGCCGGGGGGCCGGCTGTCGTACGGGGAGCCCGAGCCGGCCGGCGAACCGTACTGACCGCCGTAGCCGGGCGGGGTGTCGTGCGGGGCGCCCGACGGTGGTGGCTGCTTGCCGAAGGAAGGACGTCCGCCCTCCTCCGGCTCGGTTCCGGAGGGGTCACTGGTGCTCATGGCACGAGTAGACCACCGCCAGTACTACGATTTGGGGACATTTGCCTGGTTTCTGTCCGTTTTGCGGCGGCAGCGGCGGGCGTCAGCCTCGTTCGGCCCGTACCACCCTGGTCCGCGCCAGCCGGTCGTGCCAGCCGCGCCGGGCCGGACGGTCCAGCAGGGCGGCGAGCGGGCCGAGCAGGACGGCGGTGCCCAGGCCGCGCGCCAGCCAGCGCACCAGCGAACGGCCGAAGCCGGGCGCACCGGCGGCGGACCCGTCACCCGTGCCGCCGGCGGCGACCACCCGGACCCGGGCCAGCCGCTTGCCGAAGGTCTGGCCGGTCCGGCTGACCGGCAGCACCTGGTAGAGCAGTCCGAAGACCAGCAGCACCCCGAGCAGCACGCCGATCCGACCCAGCACCATCCCGTCCAGCAGCCACACCCGGTGCTGACGGCCGGTCATGCTGGCGGCCTGCGCGGCCTGGTCGATCTTCTGCTGGACGTGCGCCCGCACCGCGCCGACCAACGGCACCGCGACGGCCGCGGCGACCACCGTCGCGACCGCCCCGTCCACCAGCCACGCGAGCGCCCGGGCGCCCACCCCGGCCGGTACGGGTGCCGGGGCCGCCGCGCGCCGCTTCCGGGTGGCGGCGGCGGGGGCGGACGTCTCGGCGGCGCGCGGCGGGCGGACCCGCTCGCTGGTGACGTGCGCCGCCCGCGGCTCCCGTCCGGGGCGCTCGGCCTCGGGTGCGCTGCGCTCCGGGGCCGCGACAGCCGGCTCCGCCGATCCGGACACGGACGCGGACTCGGACACGGACTCGGACGCGGCCACCGGCTCCGGTTCGGGCTCGACGCCCCAGGACACCCAGCGCGGGGCGCCGCCGGTCTCCATCAGCCCGCGCTGGGCCTGCGGGTCGGCCCGCCAGCCCGAACCGGGGTCGGCCGCCGGCTCGGGCACCGGCTCCGGGCCCAGCGGTTCGAACAGCGCCTCCGGCGCGCCGGCGGACAGGCCCACCGAGCCCTCGGCCGCCCCGTGCCAGGGCGTCCCGCCGAGCGGCTGCGCGGGCCGGGGCACGGAGACCCGCCCGGCCTCGGACACCGCCGGTCCGGACTCCGGCTCCGGCTCCGGCTCGAAGGCTGTCAGGGGGTCCGGCTCCGACGCGGGCGCGGGCAGTTCCAGCGGCCGGGCCGCCGCCGCCACCTCCCGGGCCACCCGGGCGTCCCCGGCCTCCCGCCGCTCCCGTCCCTCCCGCCCCTTGCGCGGCGCGACGACCGCTCCGGCCGGCACGCCGCCGGCGCCGAGGTGCAGCGCGGCGGCGGTGGCCCAGGACTCGACCGCGACCGGCTGCAGCCCGTTCCCGGCGACCGCCCAGGGCGCCGCCTCGACGGGGCGCAGCGCCGCCATCTCGGTGCGCGGGCGGACGGCCAGCTCCCCGGCGGCCCCGGGCTCGGGCCCCGGCTCCGACTCGGGCCCCGGCTCCGATTCGCCGCCCCCGCCCCCGGCCCCGGGACCGACCTCGGCCGACGGCTCCGGACTGGCGGGGTGGGCGGCCATGCTGAAGACGGCCTGGGCGCCGGTCTCGTCCAGGTAGATGGGGCCGGTCTCGACCAGGGCGGCCACGGGCGCGCCGGGCGCGGGGACGAGGCCGGGCGGCAGGGTGTAGGGCGGGGCGGTGAGGTAGCGGGCGACGAAGCGCGGCGGGTCGAGCGGTTCGCCGGGGCCGGGGGCGGGCCGGCTGGTGCCGGGGACCCAGGCGTGGCCGGCCCAGTAGCGGATGAAGCCGGGCACCGAGGGGTCGGGGTAGTAGCCGGGCGATCCGGCTTCCCCGGCCAGGGTCGCGCCGAGGGTCGAGCCTGCGGTGGAGGGCCGGTCCGTCATGGCGTCGCGTCTTCCTTCGTACCGGCACCGCGGCGTGCGGGTCTGCTGGACGTGCGTGGGGGAGCCGCGGGCGGAGAGTCGCCGGGCAGTCACAAAGGGTAGTACCTCGAACGACCTCGTCCCCCGGGTTCACCGGAACTCGTGAAACGGGCGGAGACACGTGGTACTGCAGGTGCGCCCGGGGTGGTGGAGCGGTTCCGGGCACGGAGAAGCGGTCAGATGGTCAGATGGTCAGGCGGTCGGACGGTCAGGCGGCGGATCGGGGGATCCGCGTTCCGGTGAACCCTGCCCGGAACAACCGGGTCGGGGCGGAAAAGGTTCTGCCGAAAAAAGTTCCGCGGAATCTCGGGCAACCCGTGTAAGAGTCCGCGACGACCGCGCTCTTGGCTGGTGCGGGGCCGAAGAGCGGCCCCGGCGTGGCGGAGAGGGTGAGGGCGATGGCCGGACAGTCGACCGGAGTGGTGGAGCAGGAGCTGGAGCTGAACCTGGTGCTGTCGCCGGAGCGCAGCGTCCCGGTGGCGGCCCGGTTGTCGTACGGGAGCCACGACCCGTTCGCGGTGTACGTGACCTTCCACCTGGACAGCGGGACGCCGGTGACCTGGGTGTTCGCCCGCGAGCTGCTGGTGGAGGGGACGTTCCGGCCGTGCGGGCAGGGCGACGTGCGGATCTGGCCGACCCGCTCGGGGCGGCGCAGCGTGCTGTGCATGGCGCTGAGCTCGCCGGCCGGCGACGCGCTGTTGGAGGCGCCGCTGCCGACGGTGGCGGCCTGGCTGGAGCGGGCGCACCGGCTGGTGCCGCCGGGGGCGGAGCTGGAGGCGATGGACCTCGACGGGTCACTGGCGGAGCTGCTGGCGTGAGGGGGCGCGCGGCGCGGGCCCGGGCGCGGGCCCGCTCACGGAGGGCGCGGTGCGCGGGCGGCGCCCGGAGCGCGGTACGGGCCCCGGCGGGGTCGACCCGGCCGCCCGGACGCCCGCCGTCGGGACGCCCGGGCGGACGTCCCGAGGCCGCGGCGGGCCCGGGCGCTCAGCGGGCCGCGGGGGCCTTCTGCGCGCCGGCGCTGGCGATGCCGTCCGCCTCGGCGCGCGGGGCGGGGACGCGCACCAGCGGGGCGCCGGCCGCGAGCCGCCGGGAGCGGATCCGGAGTGCGGCGGCGGCGAGGAAGCAGAGTCCGATCAGCGGGTAGACGCCCGCCGGGAACTGCTTGAGCACGGAGAGGTGCAGGTCCAGGTCGCCCTTGTGCGGGACGACCCACATCGAGAAGGACAGGAAGCCGACCAGGGTCAGGCCGAAGATCGGCCGCCAGCGCAGGCGGCGGACGGCGGCCGGGCGGGACTGCTCGTGCGCGGCCTCGGCGGCGAGCAGCACCAGCACGGGGACGCACCACACCCAGTGGTGGGTCCAGCTGATCGGGGAGACCAGGACGGCGGTGACCAGCGCGGTGCAGACGCTCCAGGCGTCGGCGCGCGGCGACCAGCGGGCGCTGCGGTGCGCCCAGACGGCGACGGAGAGTCCGGCGCCGGCGACCAGGACGCCGAGCACGGAGGCGACGGTGCCGGGGTTGGCGACGTGCATCTGCCGGGCGATCAGGCCGCGCAGCGACTGGTTGTCGACGATGACGGTGCTGCCGACCCGGCTGGAGTCGAACATGTACTTGGTCCAGAAGCCGCGGGTGGCGTCCGGGAGCACCAGCGCGCCGATCAGGAAGGTGCCGACGAAGGTGCCGGCCGCCACGAACGCGGCCCGGACCCGGCCGGTGATCAGCAGGTAGACGGCGAACAGGCCGGGGGTGAGCTTGATGCCGGCGGCGATGCCGATCGCGAGGCCCTTGCTGCGGGCGGAGTCGGGGCGGGTGAGGTCCCAGAGGATCAGGCAGGCCAGCGCGAGGTTGATCTGGCCGTAGCGCAGGGTGGTGAAGACCGGCTCCAGCCAGACGCCGAGGCCGGTGATCAGCACGATGCCGATCGGCCGCAGGTCGCGGCGCGGCCAGCCGACCAGCTTGAAGGAGAGGTGGGCGAGGGTGCCGAGCAGCAGCAGGTTCCCGGCGGTGACGGCGACCCGCAGGAAGGGCACGCCGAACCAGGTGGTCGGCACGAACAGCATCGCGGCGAACGGCGGGTAGGTCGCGGGCAGGTTCCACTGGGTGACCCGCAGCGCGTACAGGTCCTCGCCCTTCGCGACGGCGGAGCCCTCGGCCCGGTAGACGATCATGTCGACCATCGAGGTGTGGACGAAGTGCCGGACGACCGCGTAGACGAGCAGCGAGAGCAGGGCGAGCGCGCCGGCCAGCAGCAGCGGGCGCCGGGGGGCGGCGCGCAGGGCGTCGGCGGCGGCGGCGACCTGCCGGCCGGGGGCGGTCAGGGCGCGCCGCCAGGCCGGGACGGGCGGCCGGCCGGGGCTGCCGGGGGGCGTGCCGCGTTCCGCTTGCACCGTGCTCACTGTGTTGCTCCGTCCGCCGTCGACCTGCGCTGGGCCAGCAGCCGACACTACCCGAACGGTCGGCGGACGCCACCGCTCGCGGTCGGGCCCGGGGCCCTGCCCGGGGCCCTGCCCGCGGTCGGGCCCGGGCGGTGCCGGCGGGCTTCCCCGCCCCGGCCCCCGTTCCCCGTCCCGCTCCCCGTCCCGTCCCCCCGTTCGCGGTCGTCCCGGGCTCCCCTCCTGGGGCGGGCGGCCGGCCGCTGGGGAGAGCGGCCGGCCGCCCGGTCCCGGCCCGGGGCGACCGCGGTCGGGGCCGGCCGGTCGGAACCGGGCCGGTCGCGGCGGCGGTCGGACGGATGCCTGCCGCTGGTCGGGCGGTGCTGCCGCGGTTCGCGGTTCCGGGTCCGGTCCGCGGTGTGGCGCGGCGGTCGCCGGGGCCGCGTTCCCCCGGTGGTGGCCGACGTTATCCGGGGCGGCGGGCCCGAGCGGCGGCCCCGGGG is part of the Kitasatospora setae KM-6054 genome and harbors:
- a CDS encoding glycosyltransferase 87 family protein; the encoded protein is MSTVQAERGTPPGSPGRPPVPAWRRALTAPGRQVAAAADALRAAPRRPLLLAGALALLSLLVYAVVRHFVHTSMVDMIVYRAEGSAVAKGEDLYALRVTQWNLPATYPPFAAMLFVPTTWFGVPFLRVAVTAGNLLLLGTLAHLSFKLVGWPRRDLRPIGIVLITGLGVWLEPVFTTLRYGQINLALACLILWDLTRPDSARSKGLAIGIAAGIKLTPGLFAVYLLITGRVRAAFVAAGTFVGTFLIGALVLPDATRGFWTKYMFDSSRVGSTVIVDNQSLRGLIARQMHVANPGTVASVLGVLVAGAGLSVAVWAHRSARWSPRADAWSVCTALVTAVLVSPISWTHHWVWCVPVLVLLAAEAAHEQSRPAAVRRLRWRPIFGLTLVGFLSFSMWVVPHKGDLDLHLSVLKQFPAGVYPLIGLCFLAAAALRIRSRRLAAGAPLVRVPAPRAEADGIASAGAQKAPAAR